In a single window of the Metopolophium dirhodum isolate CAU chromosome 2, ASM1992520v1, whole genome shotgun sequence genome:
- the LOC132938663 gene encoding uncharacterized protein LOC132938663 isoform X2 codes for MQFLLKICVLSIIIKCTVSELQCMSSNRNVDKCQDWKKMSVLVADLVGRSIVNDKVETKSNMVTLLIRAASGVIGHGTNALKTLIVNGLVLLTKTIKSMMDDATDETLPDVLIEQLASGMPCVQLLLCRLSPIIHYMQRRVKESRHGRSQEWVAWNVSDWQQVKGNAKHCSEKHNDCAKMIKLNNSSR; via the exons atgcaatttttattaaaaatatgtgtcttatcaattatcataaaatgtacaGTCAGTGAGCTTCAATGTATGTCTTCGAATAGAAACGTAGATAAATGTCAAGATTGGAAAAAAATGTCAGTACTCGTGGCCGATCTAGTGGGTAGGTCAATCGTCAATGATAAAGTCGAAACAAAATCTAACATGGTAACGCTGTTGATTCGTGCGGCATCGGGTGTTATCGGACATGGCACCAATGCTCTAAAAACTCTAATAGTAAACGGATTGGTACTTTTGACGAAAACT ATAAAATCGATGATGGATGATGCGACCGACGAAACGTTACCAGATGTATTGATCGAACAATTGGCGTCGGGCATGCCATGTGTTCAGCTGCTGCTTTGTCGCTTGTCGCCAATCATACACTACATGCAACGTCGGGTAAAGGAGAGTAGGCACGGTCGGTCTCAAGAATGGGTGGCGTGGAATGTGTCCGACTGGCAGCAAGTCAAAGGGAACGCGAAGCATTGCTCGGAAAAACATAACGACTGCGCGAAAATGATTAAACTGAATAATTCGTCCCGGTGA
- the LOC132938662 gene encoding SH3 domain-containing protein Dlish-like → MAFLCPVRIRRGKKKKSGSTSDLDKEVLRGTNANGPVPGMGRITGSASIETLVRVGIEKENGLSPDSKMVVLHDFTPCVDDELTVKRGQVVNILYRENDWVYVIAEDSRQEGFIPHSYCTPYNSQLGEIALNNVKKKLPRAPAATPTETVVEVEINEQQKHGNCGDLSDCESFGNKTQDHKNQNKQNISSSRASLLSASSHPEIRPFFKDPAGRYIVLYTFIARDENDVSVERGEFVTVLNREDPDWYWIIRSDGQEGFVPSGFVYPADIIQGHINQMNNNQCAGTTNTGLPPVTRARPRKNSCVADDDPAIHGTEMVMLYDYKPQAPDDLSVKRGEWIYADLDNQMVEGWLWTYAPKTRKYGFIPKAYAHPPAMTSL, encoded by the exons ATGGCTTTCCTGTGTCCCGTGAGAATACGCCGAGGcaagaagaaaaaaa GTGGTTCTACCAGCGACTTGGACAAAGAAGTGTTACGAGGAACCAACGCTAATGGACCGGTTCCTGGTATGGGGCGTATTACCGGCAGTGCCTCCATTGAGACGCTGGTGCGTGTCGGGATAGAGAAGGAAAATGGCTTATCGCCTGATAGCAAAATGGTTGTACTTCACGATTTTACACCGTGCGTTGATGATGAGCTAACTGTGAAACGAGGCCAG gtCGTCAATATCCTATACCGAGAGAATGACTGGGTATATGTAATTGCGGAGGACAGTCGTCAAGAAGGTTTTATACCTCATTCGTATTGTACACCTTATAATTCACAGCTTGGTGAAATAGCTTTAAATAATGTCAAAAAGAAATTACCACGTGCACCAGCTGCTACACCAACTGAAACTGTTGTTGAAGTTGAAATCAATGAGCAACAAAAACATG gtaattgTGGTGATTTATCTGACTGTGAAAGTTTTGGCAATAAAACTCAAGAtcacaaaaatcaaaacaaacagAACATTAGTAGCTCTAGAGCTTCATTATTAAGTGCGTCTTCACATCCTGAGATTCGAccattttttaaa GACCCTGCAGGGCGttacattgtattatacacTTTCATAGCAAGAGATGAGAATGATGTGAGTGTGGAGAGAGGAGAATTCGTGACTGTATTAAACAGAGAAGACCCTGATTGGTATTGGATTATTCGCAGTGATGGACAGGAAGGTTTTGTTCCTAGTGGATTTGTATATCCAGCTGATATAATacaag GGCATATAAAtcaaatgaataataatcaGTGTGCTGGTACTACTAATACTGGACTACCTCCGGTTACACGAGCACGCCCACGTAAAAACTCTTGTGTGGCTGATGACGATCCAGCAATTCATGGTACTGAAATGGTAATGCTCTATGATTATAAG CCTCAAGCCCCAGATGATCTATCAGTTAAGCGTGGTGAATGGATATATGCAGATCTTGACAATCAAATGGTCGAAGGGTGGTTATGGACTTATGCTCCTAAAACAAGAAAATACGGTTTCATACCTAAAGCATACGCTCATCCACCTGCTATGACCAGTTTGTGA
- the LOC132938663 gene encoding uncharacterized protein LOC132938663 isoform X1, protein MQFLLKICVLSIIIKCTVSELQCMSSNRNVDKCQDWKKMSVLVADLVGRSIVNDKVETKSNMVTLLIRAASGVIGHGTNALKTLIVNGLVLLTKTILTVSDYGTTNYRGTSQKTKSFPDGSPIDWIINNPYIKSMMDDATDETLPDVLIEQLASGMPCVQLLLCRLSPIIHYMQRRVKESRHGRSQEWVAWNVSDWQQVKGNAKHCSEKHNDCAKMIKLNNSSR, encoded by the exons atgcaatttttattaaaaatatgtgtcttatcaattatcataaaatgtacaGTCAGTGAGCTTCAATGTATGTCTTCGAATAGAAACGTAGATAAATGTCAAGATTGGAAAAAAATGTCAGTACTCGTGGCCGATCTAGTGGGTAGGTCAATCGTCAATGATAAAGTCGAAACAAAATCTAACATGGTAACGCTGTTGATTCGTGCGGCATCGGGTGTTATCGGACATGGCACCAATGCTCTAAAAACTCTAATAGTAAACGGATTGGTACTTTTGACGAAAACT attttaacgGTTTCTGATTACGGAACAACCAATTACAGAGGTACTAGCCAAAAAACTAAGAGCTTTCCCGATGGCAGTCCGATCGACTGGATCATAAATAATCCATAT ATAAAATCGATGATGGATGATGCGACCGACGAAACGTTACCAGATGTATTGATCGAACAATTGGCGTCGGGCATGCCATGTGTTCAGCTGCTGCTTTGTCGCTTGTCGCCAATCATACACTACATGCAACGTCGGGTAAAGGAGAGTAGGCACGGTCGGTCTCAAGAATGGGTGGCGTGGAATGTGTCCGACTGGCAGCAAGTCAAAGGGAACGCGAAGCATTGCTCGGAAAAACATAACGACTGCGCGAAAATGATTAAACTGAATAATTCGTCCCGGTGA
- the LOC132938664 gene encoding protein transport protein Sec61 subunit gamma, producing MDQVTKVLEPGRQFSKDSVRLVKRCTKPDRKEFQKIAIATAIGFCIMGFIGFFVKLIHIPINNIIVGS from the exons atggatcAAGTAACAAAAGTGTTGGAACCCGGACGCCAGTTTTCCAAAGACTCGGTTAGGTTGGTGAAAAGATGCACTAAACCCGACAGGAAAG AGTTTCAAAAAATTGCAATTGCTACAGCCATCGGTTTTTGCATTATGGGTTTCATTGGTTTCTTTGTCAAACTTATTCACATACCCATCAACAACATAATTGT aggaTCATGA